The Pongo abelii isolate AG06213 chromosome 20, NHGRI_mPonAbe1-v2.0_pri, whole genome shotgun sequence genome window below encodes:
- the S1PR2 gene encoding sphingosine 1-phosphate receptor 2 isoform X2 — MGSLYSEYLNPNKVQEHYNYTKETLETQETTSRQVASAFIVILCCAIVVENLLVLIAVARNSKFHSAMYLFLGNLAASDLLAGVAFVANTLLSGSVTLRLTPVQWFAREGSAFITLSASVFSLLAIAIERHVAIAKVKLYGSDKSCRMLLLIGASWLISLVLGGLPILGWNCLGHLEACSTVLPLYAKHYVLCVVTIFSIILLAIVALYVRIYCVVRSSHADVAAPQTLALLKTVTIVLGVFIVCWLPAFSILLLDYACPVHSCPILYKAHYFFAFATLNSLLNPVIYTWRSRDLRREARKPRLEVGRGRRLRSIPHSQTSLLSCTIWGTEESHQK; from the exons ATGGGCAGCTTGTACTCGGAGTACCTGAACCCCAACAAGGTCCAGGAACACTATAATTATACCAAGGAGACGCTGGAAACGCAGGAGACGACCTCCCGCCAGGTGGCCTCAGCCTTCATCGTCATCCTCTGTTGCGCCATTGTGGTGGAAAACCTTCTGGTGCTCATTGCGGTGGCCCGAAACAGCAAGTTCCACTCGGCAATGTACCTGTTTCTGGGCAACCTGGCCGCCTCCGATCTACTGGCAGGCGTGGCCTTCGTAGCCAATACCTTGCTCTCCGGCTCTGTCACGCTGAGGCTGACGCCTGTGCAGTGGTTTGCCCgggagggctctgccttcatcaCGCTCTCGGCCTCTGTCTTCAGCCTCCTGGCCATCGCCATTGAGCGCCACGTGGCCATTGCCAAGGTCAAGCTGTACGGCAGCGACAAGAGCTGCCGCATGCTCCTGCTCATCGGGGCCTCATGGCTCATCTCGCTGGTCCTCGGTGGCCTGCCCATCCTTGGCTGGAACTGCCTGGGCCACCTCGAGGCCTGTTCCACTGTCCTGCCTCTCTACGCCAAGCATTATGTGCTGTGCGTGGTGACCATCTTCTCCATCATCCTGTTGGCCATCGTGGCGCTGTACGTGCGCATCTACTGCGTGGTCCGCTCAAGCCACGCTGACGTGGCCGCCCCGCAGACGCTAGCCCTGCTCAAGACGGTCACCATCGTGCTAGGCGTCTTTATTGTCTGCTGGCTGCCCGCCTTCAGCATCCTCCTTCTGGACTATGCCTGTCCCGTCCACTCCTGCCCAATCCTCTACAAAGCCCACTACTTTTTCGCCTTCGCCACCCTGAATTCGCTGCTCAACCCCGTCATCTACACGTGGCGCAGCCGGGACCTGCGGCGGGAG GCCCGGAAACCAcggctggaggtggggaggggacggCGGCTGAGGTCCATTCCTCATTCTCAGACCTCATTGCTCAGTTGCACTATTTGGGGCACAGAAGAATCACACCAAAAGTGA
- the S1PR2 gene encoding sphingosine 1-phosphate receptor 2 isoform X1, with translation MGSLYSEYLNPNKVQEHYNYTKETLETQETTSRQVASAFIVILCCAIVVENLLVLIAVARNSKFHSAMYLFLGNLAASDLLAGVAFVANTLLSGSVTLRLTPVQWFAREGSAFITLSASVFSLLAIAIERHVAIAKVKLYGSDKSCRMLLLIGASWLISLVLGGLPILGWNCLGHLEACSTVLPLYAKHYVLCVVTIFSIILLAIVALYVRIYCVVRSSHADVAAPQTLALLKTVTIVLGVFIVCWLPAFSILLLDYACPVHSCPILYKAHYFFAFATLNSLLNPVIYTWRSRDLRREVLRPLQCWRPGVGVQGRRRGGTPGHHLLPLRSSSSLERGMHMPTSPTFLEGNTVV, from the coding sequence ATGGGCAGCTTGTACTCGGAGTACCTGAACCCCAACAAGGTCCAGGAACACTATAATTATACCAAGGAGACGCTGGAAACGCAGGAGACGACCTCCCGCCAGGTGGCCTCAGCCTTCATCGTCATCCTCTGTTGCGCCATTGTGGTGGAAAACCTTCTGGTGCTCATTGCGGTGGCCCGAAACAGCAAGTTCCACTCGGCAATGTACCTGTTTCTGGGCAACCTGGCCGCCTCCGATCTACTGGCAGGCGTGGCCTTCGTAGCCAATACCTTGCTCTCCGGCTCTGTCACGCTGAGGCTGACGCCTGTGCAGTGGTTTGCCCgggagggctctgccttcatcaCGCTCTCGGCCTCTGTCTTCAGCCTCCTGGCCATCGCCATTGAGCGCCACGTGGCCATTGCCAAGGTCAAGCTGTACGGCAGCGACAAGAGCTGCCGCATGCTCCTGCTCATCGGGGCCTCATGGCTCATCTCGCTGGTCCTCGGTGGCCTGCCCATCCTTGGCTGGAACTGCCTGGGCCACCTCGAGGCCTGTTCCACTGTCCTGCCTCTCTACGCCAAGCATTATGTGCTGTGCGTGGTGACCATCTTCTCCATCATCCTGTTGGCCATCGTGGCGCTGTACGTGCGCATCTACTGCGTGGTCCGCTCAAGCCACGCTGACGTGGCCGCCCCGCAGACGCTAGCCCTGCTCAAGACGGTCACCATCGTGCTAGGCGTCTTTATTGTCTGCTGGCTGCCCGCCTTCAGCATCCTCCTTCTGGACTATGCCTGTCCCGTCCACTCCTGCCCAATCCTCTACAAAGCCCACTACTTTTTCGCCTTCGCCACCCTGAATTCGCTGCTCAACCCCGTCATCTACACGTGGCGCAGCCGGGACCTGCGGCGGGAGGTGCTTCGGCCGCTGCAGTGCTGGCGGCCGGGGGTGGGGGTGCAAGGACGGAGGCGGGGCGGGACCCCGGGCCACCACCTCCTGCCACTCCGCAGCTCCAGCTCCCTGGAGAGGGGCATGCACATGCCCACGTCGCCCACGTTTCTGGAGGGCAACACGGTGGTCTGA
- the S1PR2 gene encoding sphingosine 1-phosphate receptor 2 isoform X3 gives MGSLYSEYLNPNKVQEHYNYTKETLETQETTSRQVASAFIVILCCAIVVENLLVLIAVARNSKFHSAMYLFLGNLAASDLLAGVAFVANTLLSGSVTLRLTPVQWFAREGSAFITLSASVFSLLAIAIERHVAIAKVKLYGSDKSCRMLLLIGASWLISLVLGGLPILGWNCLGHLEACSTVLPLYAKHYVLCVVTIFSIILLAIVALYVRIYCVVRSSHADVAAPQTLALLKTVTIVLGVFIVCWLPAFSILLLDYACPVHSCPILYKAHYFFAFATLNSLLNPVIYTWRSRDLRRENECCPVCSCLC, from the coding sequence ATGGGCAGCTTGTACTCGGAGTACCTGAACCCCAACAAGGTCCAGGAACACTATAATTATACCAAGGAGACGCTGGAAACGCAGGAGACGACCTCCCGCCAGGTGGCCTCAGCCTTCATCGTCATCCTCTGTTGCGCCATTGTGGTGGAAAACCTTCTGGTGCTCATTGCGGTGGCCCGAAACAGCAAGTTCCACTCGGCAATGTACCTGTTTCTGGGCAACCTGGCCGCCTCCGATCTACTGGCAGGCGTGGCCTTCGTAGCCAATACCTTGCTCTCCGGCTCTGTCACGCTGAGGCTGACGCCTGTGCAGTGGTTTGCCCgggagggctctgccttcatcaCGCTCTCGGCCTCTGTCTTCAGCCTCCTGGCCATCGCCATTGAGCGCCACGTGGCCATTGCCAAGGTCAAGCTGTACGGCAGCGACAAGAGCTGCCGCATGCTCCTGCTCATCGGGGCCTCATGGCTCATCTCGCTGGTCCTCGGTGGCCTGCCCATCCTTGGCTGGAACTGCCTGGGCCACCTCGAGGCCTGTTCCACTGTCCTGCCTCTCTACGCCAAGCATTATGTGCTGTGCGTGGTGACCATCTTCTCCATCATCCTGTTGGCCATCGTGGCGCTGTACGTGCGCATCTACTGCGTGGTCCGCTCAAGCCACGCTGACGTGGCCGCCCCGCAGACGCTAGCCCTGCTCAAGACGGTCACCATCGTGCTAGGCGTCTTTATTGTCTGCTGGCTGCCCGCCTTCAGCATCCTCCTTCTGGACTATGCCTGTCCCGTCCACTCCTGCCCAATCCTCTACAAAGCCCACTACTTTTTCGCCTTCGCCACCCTGAATTCGCTGCTCAACCCCGTCATCTACACGTGGCGCAGCCGGGACCTGCGGCGGGAG